The following coding sequences lie in one Plasmodium sp. gorilla clade G2 genome assembly, chromosome: 11 genomic window:
- a CDS encoding RNA-binding protein, putative produces MNTIISETNDKSSDDNMHDNYLYYPNFKMYISENNNNYNNNNNNNNNINNNLNEENFEESRKYIHKEITKTLKANSVMINKISSDGHAEKNNKEYIYNENKNNSNNNNMDNKELNNKKNIINNNNNKMIKVNKYMTCNDKIISGIENDLNNNIYRHNENDKKYDMVNNNKNINNYSILNNNNILNNNKNFNNNNMINNNNNMINYNNNNMINYNNNNMINYNNNSVYNKCDQVYENINVTNNSFLNGRTDVLPKDFFLEVNRNNNLVHDYKLKHNIDNFVFSNDEMIYKTIKGNNKLYDIYKNNNTDRNINNNNMNIYENEINNNINNMKNMNINLFRMNELNHATCSKRNQSNFIKKNNKESKKETTNNIKKIDIHNKIINNDNIIINDNNNNYYNNNYNDNIIRNITFKHVDNKNDENECIDYNLYNETFMDMNISYNSLMNDNINDVSMHNNKNEDYNIMNSNYNIYMYNKNKNPTKPYSKKLFTDKNEYSKINIMENDCNKYKKYNNLKDNFYMNTNYKNICTNMDYVKNKSEYYMKPDMKDKRYANNNMYDDFFTIENMEKCDEKKDYLKNQEYNYNMNCNNRLTTNETYNSGIYNSGSYNNTCFHSTNINNNPYDNVNFKKSSYNNGMFSNATYNNYTYNNAIFSNNVYNNKMATNSIPSSNIHSNNNIHVNRGFHSNNNFDLHIPHSPFDGAENIISNTKKNMKDNSFQDGKQKKVFNPLCENNNSAFNNLNKEYIRGNNMNTSSINGIVNNKKGKEKKIIFHDMEIKKRENNMINENLIDNPSEPNTGLLSSFDFMSYQPYNKNNDKEPNNNKNKMNIKGNYKMNHHIDVDDEDDETLNKRKKSHNIVNNNHVIINKKECGNSNDFLPRDNHTYNKNFMDSYDNKHFDINNNNDDEHNNYDENDNYDENDNYDEHNNYDGNYNYDEHNNYDDHNNYDGNNNYDGNNNYDGNNNYDDMHYYHTNSNITNTPSNNFLLGDSMNVDNKIDKNNELHNEQEEIENGDENIHENKEYVIKLFFGNLAPITTEKDMHNLFSNFGRCDSLIILKDRRSKSRGSGFVTFYNREEAVNAIKCLNNKIILSGAHKPLEVRFPENKEEKKIRTKLLNAAKWKGKKIAPSGCLPISTEDILNQSSLTMNSTNNMSILNANDSYNMFSENENTVVYDNKDMNHYDNTNINHLNWSEQFSELCKTTSETTTETLNNDYFNKMEELKMATYNRLYGNGPHKNYTDNMNINLMLQGNLGEFLPKFLIDNNISSANNASSFGKSKDINNVIQNDDNMDDNINDNNNDNINDNNNNNNNNDNKNNNNNDNYYDNTILDMKNGAVNNYLNNKEKIIDNTVVNNMNNYKEKLERINERYYEDELSFLNFPTSVTRHDKNHQRDKRKNCFEAYIDNNNYFIDSNLKEVIENNLYSNIDKEQIHKGLEVNKSSSINHIVKEEVGSMIHDKDIYIKKKKNENITNGYNNMNVHHLGFNLFDLIKTNDDVLLKNEYINSNSLNHDMDNILLANNKKDNHNNNNINKNNNDSNSNNNNNMNCNKSIDDMIPYESLKKINDLYNFKYNNFYEESVKLLGTNLTEDISLNNPDVNFNKYDEYLNLYKQNEGNKKTEEQEDHTKRKDEQNNDLLSLLPQDFNKEKFYLNLKNMERNNDSLSDEMLKNLINLYTKNKSSIFTSHMFSYLNNVLCEINNALEIFNKFNANSSIQNNSDNSTKE; encoded by the coding sequence atgaacACTATCATTTCAGAAACAAATGATAAAAGTAGTGATGACAATATGcatgataattatttgtattaccctaattttaaaatgtacataagtgaaaataataataattataataataacaataataataataataatatcaataataatttgaatgaagaaaattttGAAGAgtcaagaaaatatatacataaagaAATAACAAAAACACTTAAGGCTAATTCAGttatgataaataaaatatcttcTGATGGTCAtgcagaaaaaaataataaggaatatatatataatgaaaataaaaataatagtaataataataatatggataataaagaattaaataataagaaaaatattattaataataataataataaaatgataaaagttaataaatatatgacatgcaatgataaaattattagTGGTATTGAAAATGAtctgaataataatatatatcgacataatgaaaatgataagaaATACGATAtggtaaataataataaaaatataaataattatagcatattgaataataataatatattaaataataataaaaattttaataataataatatgattaataataataataacatgattaattataataataataacatgattaattataataataataatatgattaattataataataatagcgtgtataataaatgtgatcaggtttatgaaaatattaatgtaaCAAATAATTCTTTCTTAAATGGAAGAACAGATGTTTTGCCtaaagatttttttttagaagttaatagaaataataatttagtacacgattataaattaaaacataatatagataattttgtttttagtAATGAtgaaatgatatataaaacGATAAAGGGTAATAACAAGttgtatgatatatataagaataataatacgGATAGaaacattaataataataatatgaatatatatgaaaatgaaattaataataatataaataacatgaaaaatatgaatattaacTTATTTCGTATGAATGAATTAAACCATGCAACTTGTAGTAAAAGAAACCAATCtaattttataaagaaaaataataaagaatctAAAAAGGAAAccacaaataatattaaaaagattgacatacataataaaattattaataatgataatattattattaatgataataataataattattataataataattataatgataacatTATTCGaaatataacatttaaacatgttgataataaaaatgatgaaaatgaatgtattgattataatttatataatgagaCTTTTATGGACATGAATATATCTTATAACAGCCTTATGAATGATAACATTAATGATGTTAGCATGcataacaataaaaatgaGGACTACAATATAATGAatagtaattataatatatacatgtataatAAGAACAAAAATCCCACGAAAccttattcaaaaaaattgtTTACTGATAAGAATGAATATTccaaaattaatataatggAAAATGattgtaataaatataagaagtataataatttgaaggataacttttatatgaataccaattataaaaatatatgtacaaatatggattatgtaaaaaataaatcagaatattatatgaaaccTGATATGAAAGATAAACGTTatgcaaataataatatgtatgatgATTTTTTTACTATtgaaaatatggaaaaatgTGATGAGAAAAAGGATTACTTAAAAAATCAAGAATATAACTACAATATGAATTGTAATAATAGATTAACAACAAATGAAACATACAATTctggtatatataatagtggtagttataataatacatgttTCCATAgtacaaatattaataacaatCCTTATGATAATGTAAATTTTAAGAAATCCAGTTATAATAATGGAATGTTTAGTAATgctacatataataattatacttATAATAATGCAATTTTTTCGAACaatgtttataataataaaatggcAACAAATAGTATCCCTAGTAGTAATATtcatagtaataataatattcatgtTAATAGAGGTTTtcatagtaataataattttgactTACATATTCCACATTCCCCTTTTGATGGTgctgaaaatattatttcaaacaccaaaaagaatatgaaagATAATTCTTTTCAGGATGGAAAgcaaaaaaaagtatttaaCCCTTTGTGTGAGAATAACAATTCGGcgtttaataatttaaacaaAGAGTATATACGtggaaataatatgaacaccTCCTCCATCAATGGAATTGTGAATAACAAAAAAggtaaagaaaagaaaattatttttcatgatatggaaattaaaaaaagagaaaacaACATGATAAATGAAAACTTAATAGATAATCCTTCTGAACCTAATACAGGATTGTTGAGCAGTTTCGACTTTATGTCTTATCAGccttataataaaaataatgataaggaacctaataataacaaaaataaaatgaatattaaaggaaattataaaatgaatcaTCATATTGATgttgatgatgaagatgatgaaacATTGAATAAAAGAAAGAAGAGTCATAACATTGTAAATAACAATcatgttataataaataagaagGAATGTGGAAACTCAAATGATTTTTTACCCAGGGACAACCACACATACAATAAGAATTTCATGGAtagttatgataataaacattttgatatcaataataataatgatgatgaacataataattatgatgaaaatgataattatgatgaaaatgataattatgatgaacATAATAACTATGAtggaaattataattatgatgaacataataattatgatgaccATAATAACTATGATGGAAATAATAACTATGATGGAAATAATAACTATGATGGAAATAATAACTATGATGATATgcattattatcatacaaATTCCAATATAACAAATACCCCAAGTAATAACTTTTTACTTGGAGATTCAATGAATGTAGACAATAAAATTGATAAGAATAATGAATTACATAATGAGCAAGAAGAAATAGAAAACGGAGATGAAAATATacatgaaaataaagaatatgtaataaaacTTTTTTTTGGAAATTTAGCTCCTATAACTACAGAAAAAGATATGCACAATTTGTTTAGTAATTTTGGTAGATGTGAttcattaattatattaaaagatagAAGAAGTAAATCACGAGGATCTGGTTTTGTTACTTTTTATAACAGAGAGGAAGCAGTAAATGCCATAAAatgtttaaataataaaataattttatcagGTGCTCATAAACCATTGGAAGTTCGTTTCCccgaaaataaagaagaaaagaaaataagaaCCAAATTATTAAATGCGGCAAAATGGAAGGGTAAAAAAATTGCACCTAGTGGATGTCTACCAATAAGTACTGAGGATATATTAAACCAATCATCCTTAACAATGAATAGTACAAATAATATGTCTATTTTAAATGCGAATGATTCGTATAATATGTTTtcagaaaatgaaaatactgttgtatatgataataaagatatgaatcattatgataatacaaatataaatcatttaaaTTGGTCAGAACAATTTTCGGAGTTATGTAAAACGACTAGTGAAACAACAACTGAAACCttaaataatgattattttaataaaatggaAGAGCTTAAAATGGCTACATATAATCGTCTATATGGAAACGGACCTCATAAAAATTACactgataatatgaatattaatttaatgtTACAAGGAAATTTGGGTGAATTTCTaccaaaatttttaatagaCAATAATATTAGTAGTGCAAATAATGCTTCTTCGTTTGGAAAGAGCaaagatattaataatgttattcagaatgatgataatatggatgataatataaatgataataataatgataatataaatgataataataataataataataataatgataataaaaataataataataatgataattattatgataataccATTTTGGATATGAAAAATGGGGCcgtaaataattatttaaacaataaggaaaaaataatagataATACAGttgtgaataatatgaataattataaagaaaaattagaaaGGATCAATGAAAGATATTATGAAGATGAGTTAAGTTTCTTAAACTTTCCAACAAGTGTAACACGTCATGATAAAAACCATCAAAgagataaaagaaaaaactgTTTTGAAGCATATATAGACAATaacaattattttattgataGTAATCTAAAGGAagttatagaaaataatttatattcaaatatagaTAAAGAGCAAATTCATAAAGGCCTAGAAGTAAACAAATCATCAAGCATAAATCATATAGTAAAAGAAGAAGTTGGTAGTATGATTCATGATAaggatatttatataaaaaagaagaagaatgaaaatataactaatggatataataatatgaatgtaCATCATTTAggttttaatttatttgatttaataaaaactAATGATGATGTATTAttgaaaaatgaatatataaatagtaatTCGCTTAACCATGATATGGACAATATACTATTAgctaataataaaaaggataatcataataataataatattaataaaaataacaatgatagtaatagtaataataataataatatgaattgtAATAAATCGATAGATGATATGATACCTTATGAAagtttgaaaaaaataaatgatttatataattttaagtataataatttttatgaagAATCAGTCAAACTTCTAGGAACTAATCTCACTGAAGATATAAGCTTAAATAACCCTGAtgtaaattttaataaatatgatgaatatttaaatttatataaacaaaatgaaggaaataaaaaaacagaGGAACAGGAAGACCAcacaaaaagaaaagatgaacaaaataatgatttaCTATCCTTATTACCTCAAGattttaataaagaaaaattttatttaaatcttaaaaatatggaaagaAATAATGATAGTTTAAGTGATGAaatgttaaaaaatttaatcaacctatatacaaaaaataaatcatctATATTTACTTCCCATATGTTTAGTTATCTAAATAATGTTCTTtgtgaaataaataatgctTTGGAAATATTCAACAAATTTAATGCAAATAGTTCCATCCAaaataatagtgataataGTACCAAagaatag